One Gloeothece verrucosa PCC 7822 DNA window includes the following coding sequences:
- a CDS encoding MinD/ParA family ATP-binding protein: MPRVISVHSYRGGTGKSNFTANLATTIALQGHRVGVVDTDIQSPGIHNIFGLEAETINKTLNNYLWGQAAISDAAYNVSETIKLPGEGKIFLVPSSVKADDISRILSEGYDVKLLNDGFRKLVKDLQLDYLFIDTHPGLSKETFLSIAISHVLILIIRPDKQDYQGTAVTVDVARQLKVKKMLLVVNKVLKSLSFEDLKHKIEAAYELPVAGVFPLTEEVIQLASNGVFCLQYPHHPVSQEFLKVAQEIIN, translated from the coding sequence ATGCCTAGAGTTATTTCCGTTCATTCTTATCGAGGTGGAACAGGTAAATCGAATTTTACAGCCAATCTGGCTACTACCATTGCGCTGCAAGGACATCGGGTGGGAGTAGTGGATACTGATATTCAATCTCCTGGCATCCATAATATTTTTGGGTTAGAAGCGGAAACTATCAATAAAACCCTTAATAATTATCTTTGGGGACAAGCCGCTATCTCTGATGCCGCCTACAATGTCAGTGAGACAATTAAATTACCCGGAGAAGGAAAAATATTTTTAGTTCCTTCCAGTGTCAAAGCAGATGATATCTCACGGATTTTAAGTGAAGGTTATGATGTTAAACTCCTTAATGATGGATTTCGTAAATTAGTTAAAGATTTACAGTTAGATTATCTTTTTATCGATACTCACCCCGGTCTTTCTAAAGAAACTTTTCTTTCTATTGCTATTTCCCATGTTTTAATTTTAATTATACGACCTGATAAACAAGACTATCAAGGTACGGCCGTTACGGTGGATGTGGCTAGACAGTTAAAGGTAAAAAAGATGCTTTTAGTTGTTAATAAAGTCTTAAAAAGCCTGAGTTTTGAAGATTTAAAACATAAAATAGAAGCCGCTTATGAGCTTCCGGTTGCGGGTGTATTTCCCTTAACTGAAGAAGTTATTCAACTGGCGAGTAATGGCGTATTCTGTTTACAATATCCCCACCATCCCGTCAGCCAAGAATTTCTTAAGGTAGCTCAAGAAATTATCAACTAA
- the glsA gene encoding glutaminase A — MTEKSNLQSLANSITAVASPFRNYINELYEKYKQLNEGVVADYIPELAGANPDWFGICVITQAGQVFEVGECEQLFTIQSISKAFIYGLALEDHGRDYVWTKVGVEPTGEAFNSIILDQTTNRPYNPMVNAGAIATTDLIEGKGATERLKRILDMFRRYTGRNLDINVPVFLSEKATGNRNRAIAYLMLNFGMISDKIEETLDLYFQQCSIMVNAKDLAMMAATLANGGINPITGEKAIDAQYVQDVLSVMLTCGMYDSSGEWVYRVGMPAKSGVGGGITAVAPKTLGIGVFSPLLDAKGNSIRGIKVCEDLSVDFGLHLFNAALAKNNLNDWIEGNESLDSW; from the coding sequence ATGACAGAAAAATCTAATTTACAATCTCTAGCCAATTCAATTACAGCCGTTGCTTCTCCTTTTCGCAATTATATTAATGAGCTATATGAAAAATATAAGCAATTAAATGAGGGGGTGGTTGCTGATTATATTCCTGAATTGGCAGGGGCAAATCCTGATTGGTTTGGCATTTGCGTGATTACTCAAGCCGGGCAAGTTTTTGAAGTGGGAGAATGTGAGCAACTCTTTACTATTCAATCCATTTCTAAAGCGTTTATTTATGGGTTAGCTTTAGAAGATCATGGACGGGATTATGTTTGGACAAAGGTAGGAGTAGAACCCACAGGAGAAGCTTTTAATTCTATTATTTTAGACCAAACAACTAATCGTCCTTATAATCCTATGGTAAATGCTGGAGCCATTGCCACCACAGATTTAATTGAAGGTAAAGGGGCAACGGAAAGATTAAAACGCATTTTAGATATGTTTCGTCGATATACGGGACGAAATCTAGATATTAATGTTCCCGTTTTTTTATCAGAAAAAGCCACCGGAAATCGCAATCGTGCTATCGCCTATTTAATGCTCAATTTTGGCATGATAAGCGACAAAATAGAAGAAACCCTTGACCTCTATTTTCAACAATGTTCGATCATGGTTAATGCCAAAGATTTAGCGATGATGGCGGCAACTTTAGCCAATGGAGGAATTAACCCGATAACCGGCGAAAAAGCCATTGATGCACAGTATGTCCAAGATGTCCTCAGTGTCATGCTTACCTGTGGGATGTATGACTCATCAGGAGAATGGGTGTATAGGGTGGGAATGCCGGCTAAAAGCGGCGTGGGTGGGGGAATTACAGCCGTTGCCCCAAAAACACTCGGCATAGGTGTATTTTCTCCTCTCCTAGATGCCAAAGGAAACAGCATTCGAGGAATAAAAGTTTGTGAAGATCTTTCTGTAGATTTTGGTTTACATTTATTTAATGCGGCTTTAGCCAAAAACAATCTTAATGATTGGATTGAAGGAAATGAGTCTTTAGATAGTTGGTAA
- a CDS encoding PAS domain-containing protein: MTGLASEHQKQPQQNYQEDLLLLQAEIAKLKQENQEYLQKIKTLEEKERLLQLVLDNIPQLIFWKDKTSVFKGCNRLWAKAAGFSDPNQVMGKTDYDLYPNATNIEQYIEKDRQVITSGKSTETLEYKPNKDVWYNTKKIPIEDTQGNIVGILATIEDITGRKKAEEKLRLAEEKYRGIFENALEGIFQTTAAGVYMDINPAMARIYGYESPEEMKANVRDISTQIYANPQQREEFQRWIEETGQVKGFEYQTYRRDGTKIWVEENTRVVRNEQGQVLYYEGIIQDITQRKQEQEALKRQVQELRIEIDQQKRASQVAEITQTSYFQELQAEVDSLRLDEEEF, translated from the coding sequence ATGACTGGATTGGCAAGTGAGCATCAAAAACAACCACAGCAAAATTATCAAGAAGACTTATTGCTTTTGCAAGCAGAAATAGCCAAGCTAAAACAAGAAAATCAAGAATATTTACAAAAAATTAAAACTTTGGAAGAAAAAGAAAGATTACTGCAATTAGTTTTAGACAATATTCCTCAATTAATATTTTGGAAAGATAAAACTTCGGTTTTTAAAGGCTGTAATCGACTATGGGCAAAAGCCGCAGGATTTAGCGACCCTAATCAAGTGATGGGAAAAACGGATTATGATTTATATCCGAACGCGACAAATATTGAACAATACATCGAAAAAGACCGTCAAGTCATCACCAGTGGGAAATCGACAGAAACCTTAGAATATAAACCGAATAAAGATGTGTGGTATAACACAAAAAAAATTCCCATTGAAGATACTCAAGGTAATATCGTCGGAATTTTAGCCACCATAGAAGATATCACAGGCAGAAAAAAAGCCGAAGAAAAATTGAGACTCGCTGAAGAAAAATATAGAGGGATTTTTGAAAACGCTTTAGAGGGAATTTTTCAAACCACAGCCGCAGGGGTATATATGGATATTAATCCAGCAATGGCGAGGATTTATGGCTATGAATCTCCCGAAGAAATGAAAGCCAATGTTAGAGATATTTCTACTCAAATTTATGCCAACCCTCAACAGCGAGAAGAATTTCAACGTTGGATCGAAGAAACTGGACAAGTTAAGGGATTTGAATATCAAACCTATCGCCGAGATGGAACCAAAATCTGGGTAGAAGAAAATACTAGAGTAGTGCGAAATGAACAAGGCCAAGTTTTATATTATGAAGGGATAATTCAAGATATTACTCAGCGTAAACAAGAACAAGAAGCCCTCAAACGACAAGTTCAAGAACTTCGTATAGAAATTGACCAACAAAAAAGAGCCTCGCAAGTGGCAGAAATTACCCAAACGAGTTATTTTCAAGAATTGCAAGCAGAAGTCGATAGTCTGCGGCTTGATGAAGAAGAATTTTAA
- a CDS encoding linear amide C-N hydrolase, which produces MCTRVVYLGKDKQTGKDMILTGRNMDWTSDEMMENSNLWAFDKDIERNGAAGPDPIQWTSQYKTVVTSYHDGAVSDGINEAGLVANMNYLTETKFPEQAEGRKSLAVSAWVQYVLENYATVAEAVKDLEKEPFYIVSAAPPGRPPNEVATTHLSISDASGDSAIFQYIEGKLNIHHNREYQVMTNSPIYEKQLALNEYWERIGGMTMLPGTNRSEDRFVRASFYINAIPQKTDIDQAIAAVFSVIRNASVPLNISTSTQPIISCTRWRTVADSTNKRYFFESAYAPYVVWVNLADLKFEDNKKAKNLVLKTNKFIAGDVTELLEPADPFEFRTE; this is translated from the coding sequence ATGTGTACTAGAGTTGTTTATCTTGGAAAAGACAAGCAAACAGGAAAGGACATGATTCTCACTGGCCGCAATATGGATTGGACCAGCGACGAAATGATGGAGAATAGTAATCTCTGGGCTTTTGACAAGGATATAGAGCGCAATGGAGCGGCTGGACCAGACCCCATTCAATGGACATCTCAATATAAAACTGTTGTGACGAGCTATCATGATGGTGCGGTGAGCGATGGCATCAATGAGGCGGGATTGGTTGCCAATATGAACTATCTCACTGAAACCAAATTTCCCGAACAAGCTGAGGGTCGTAAATCTCTAGCCGTTTCCGCTTGGGTGCAATACGTATTGGAAAATTACGCTACTGTTGCCGAAGCCGTTAAGGATCTAGAAAAAGAACCGTTTTATATTGTCTCGGCTGCACCTCCCGGTCGCCCACCGAACGAGGTAGCAACAACCCATCTATCGATTTCTGATGCTAGTGGAGATTCTGCTATCTTCCAGTACATCGAGGGTAAGTTGAATATTCACCACAACCGGGAGTATCAGGTTATGACTAACTCACCGATTTACGAAAAGCAACTAGCCCTTAATGAGTATTGGGAACGGATCGGCGGAATGACCATGTTACCAGGTACCAATCGATCCGAGGACCGGTTCGTTCGCGCTTCGTTTTATATTAATGCAATCCCCCAAAAAACCGATATCGATCAAGCGATTGCTGCTGTTTTTTCAGTTATTCGCAACGCCTCGGTTCCTTTAAACATTAGTACCTCAACGCAACCTATTATTTCTTGCACCCGTTGGCGCACAGTGGCAGATAGCACAAACAAGCGTTATTTTTTTGAATCCGCTTATGCTCCTTACGTTGTTTGGGTCAATTTAGCCGATCTAAAATTTGAAGACAATAAAAAGGCGAAAAACCTGGTTCTCAAAACTAATAAATTTATAGCTGGCGACGTGACGGAGTTGTTGGAACCTGCCGATCCATTTGAGTTCAGGACTGAGTAA
- a CDS encoding Crp/Fnr family transcriptional regulator, whose protein sequence is MKDQLEDFLGTTQMFKGLPAEQLSLLAKITKVQVYEKEETLFSQGDEGTGFFIVKSGKIKVFQLSAEGKEQILHLFESKEHFAEVPAFDGLCFPACAAAVVRSEVLFFSREDFLNLLNAYPQIAINILSVFARHLRRFAHLIENLSLREVPGRLAAYLLNLSEQQNNSEIVKLDLTKGQLAAVLGTIPETLSRGLAKLTQEGLISTDGLSIRLLNRQGLLQRAGKIV, encoded by the coding sequence ATGAAAGATCAACTCGAAGACTTTTTAGGGACGACTCAAATGTTTAAAGGCTTACCGGCCGAACAGTTAAGCCTATTAGCCAAAATTACTAAAGTTCAAGTTTATGAGAAAGAGGAAACCCTTTTTTCGCAGGGAGATGAAGGAACAGGTTTCTTTATCGTTAAATCGGGGAAAATTAAGGTTTTTCAACTGTCGGCTGAGGGAAAAGAACAGATTCTTCATTTATTTGAGTCAAAAGAACATTTTGCTGAAGTGCCGGCTTTTGATGGGCTATGTTTTCCGGCTTGTGCGGCGGCGGTGGTTAGGAGTGAGGTTTTATTTTTTTCGAGAGAAGATTTTTTAAACCTTCTGAATGCTTATCCCCAGATAGCGATCAATATTTTGTCGGTGTTTGCCAGGCATTTGCGGCGGTTTGCTCATTTAATTGAAAACTTATCTTTAAGGGAAGTGCCGGGAAGATTGGCGGCATATTTACTCAATTTAAGTGAGCAACAAAATAATAGTGAGATAGTGAAATTGGATTTAACGAAGGGACAATTGGCGGCTGTTTTGGGGACAATTCCTGAAACGCTTTCTCGCGGCTTGGCTAAACTGACTCAAGAAGGATTAATCTCAACCGATGGCTTGTCAATTCGGTTGTTAAATCGGCAAGGGTTATTACAAAGAGCCGGAAAAATTGTCTAG
- the hcp gene encoding hydroxylamine reductase: MFCNQCEETAKGQGCYQHGVCGKSPEVDALQDLLIYCLRGLGEVALVAHQLELDTCKADRFSAEALFSTLTNVNFDSQDFVNYLHEGIAIREELKAQISLHRTSPQWSEIVDFLPATVLENLVQQGKDAEFEFISQSGANVDIFSLKLTVLYGLKGIAAYVHHAAQLGQEDQRIYHFFHQTLTNLGRQDLNLNQWLEIALKVGEINLRAMQILDQANTNYYGHPVPTSVPLNPIPGKAILISGHDLKDLEELLKQTANQGIVIYTHGEMLPAHGYPNLKQKYPHLYGHYGTAWHNQHKEFAQFPGAIIMTTNCLMPPHNSYKERLFTCGPVGWPEITHLEKRDFTPAIEKALELPGFTTTEATKTVMTGFARHAVLELAPDVINAVKAGHIRHFFLVGGCDGAKSGRNYYSEFVEKVPSDCVVLTLACGKFRFFTQDLGCIGDIPRLMDVGQCNDAYSAIMIALELAKAFEVNVNQLPLSMILSWYEQKAVSILLTLLYLGIHNIRLGPTVPAFISPNVLSLLSQAYHLKPITTPEQDLMACLA; this comes from the coding sequence ATGTTTTGTAACCAATGCGAAGAAACGGCTAAAGGACAAGGATGTTATCAACATGGTGTCTGTGGGAAAAGTCCAGAAGTTGATGCCCTTCAAGATTTATTAATTTATTGCTTACGAGGATTAGGAGAAGTTGCTCTGGTTGCTCATCAACTGGAACTAGACACCTGTAAAGCTGATCGCTTTAGCGCTGAGGCTCTCTTTTCTACTCTTACTAATGTTAACTTTGATTCGCAAGATTTTGTCAACTATCTTCATGAGGGGATAGCTATCCGCGAAGAGTTAAAAGCTCAAATTTCCCTGCACCGAACCTCGCCACAATGGTCAGAAATTGTTGATTTTCTCCCCGCTACAGTTCTAGAAAACCTCGTTCAACAAGGGAAAGATGCTGAATTTGAATTTATCAGTCAGTCTGGGGCTAATGTAGATATTTTCTCTCTTAAATTAACTGTTCTTTATGGACTCAAAGGTATTGCCGCTTATGTTCACCATGCCGCTCAACTGGGACAAGAAGATCAGCGTATATATCATTTTTTCCATCAAACCTTAACTAATCTGGGCCGTCAAGATTTAAACCTCAATCAATGGTTAGAAATAGCCCTGAAAGTCGGGGAAATTAATTTAAGGGCGATGCAAATTCTCGATCAGGCCAATACTAACTATTATGGTCATCCGGTTCCTACCTCTGTGCCGCTTAATCCTATCCCCGGCAAAGCAATTTTAATTTCTGGCCACGACCTGAAAGATTTAGAAGAATTACTCAAACAAACGGCTAATCAAGGAATTGTTATCTATACTCACGGGGAAATGTTGCCGGCTCATGGTTATCCAAATTTAAAACAAAAATATCCTCATCTTTATGGGCATTATGGCACGGCTTGGCACAATCAACACAAGGAATTTGCTCAATTTCCGGGGGCAATTATTATGACGACTAATTGTCTCATGCCGCCTCATAATTCCTATAAAGAGCGGCTCTTTACTTGTGGCCCTGTGGGTTGGCCTGAAATCACTCATCTGGAAAAACGAGACTTTACTCCTGCTATTGAAAAAGCTTTGGAATTACCCGGTTTTACGACAACAGAAGCAACTAAAACGGTGATGACTGGATTTGCTCGTCATGCTGTGTTAGAGTTAGCCCCTGATGTGATTAATGCGGTTAAAGCCGGCCATATCCGTCACTTTTTCTTAGTGGGAGGATGTGATGGAGCCAAATCAGGACGCAATTACTATAGTGAATTTGTGGAAAAAGTTCCCTCTGATTGTGTGGTGTTAACTCTTGCTTGTGGTAAGTTTCGTTTCTTTACTCAAGATTTAGGATGCATTGGAGATATCCCCCGTTTGATGGATGTGGGCCAATGCAATGATGCTTATTCTGCTATTATGATTGCTTTGGAATTAGCTAAAGCGTTTGAGGTCAATGTGAATCAGTTGCCTTTGTCGATGATTCTCTCTTGGTACGAACAAAAAGCGGTGTCGATTTTACTGACTTTATTATATTTGGGCATTCATAATATTCGTTTGGGCCCAACGGTGCCGGCTTTTATTTCTCCTAATGTCCTCTCTCTGCTTTCTCAAGCCTATCATCTCAAACCAATTACGACTCCTGAGCAAGATTTAATGGCTTGTTTGGCTTAA
- a CDS encoding globin domain-containing protein, with translation MVSVKSSSKTSFSQNLQELIEYPQDGILSKVLVKDNHSQYSLFCLAKGTQIEEHTSTRNAVITVIEGQGILSLEGNDIALRPGVFVFMAANAPHALQAAENLAFVLVLSEQPQSQPRISQQTIDIVKSTAPLIKQHGQQITTRMYEIMFRNHPEIQAQFDMSAQANGFQPAKLARAVWSYATHIDNLDALKSMVETIAHRHVKTHVQPQQYPIVGASLLEAIKDVLGDAATDEVMAAWTEAYQVLAQIFIDREQEISHHPA, from the coding sequence ATGGTTAGTGTTAAGAGTTCCTCAAAGACTTCTTTTTCCCAAAATTTACAAGAGTTAATTGAATATCCCCAAGATGGAATTCTCAGTAAAGTTTTGGTTAAAGATAACCATAGCCAATATAGTCTTTTTTGTTTGGCTAAAGGCACACAAATTGAAGAACATACTAGCACTCGTAATGCGGTGATTACGGTAATTGAAGGTCAAGGAATTCTCAGCTTAGAAGGTAATGACATTGCTTTAAGACCGGGAGTTTTTGTTTTTATGGCGGCTAATGCTCCCCATGCACTACAGGCAGCCGAAAATTTAGCTTTTGTGCTGGTTTTATCAGAACAGCCTCAATCTCAGCCGCGCATCAGCCAACAAACTATCGATATTGTTAAATCTACAGCACCTTTGATTAAACAGCACGGTCAGCAAATTACTACTCGGATGTATGAAATTATGTTTCGCAACCATCCCGAGATTCAAGCTCAATTCGATATGTCTGCTCAAGCGAACGGTTTTCAGCCGGCAAAACTGGCTCGTGCTGTATGGAGTTATGCCACTCACATTGACAATCTCGATGCTTTAAAATCTATGGTAGAAACCATAGCCCATCGTCACGTTAAAACTCATGTTCAACCCCAACAATATCCTATCGTCGGAGCCAGTCTTTTAGAAGCGATTAAGGATGTCTTAGGGGATGCCGCTACTGATGAAGTGATGGCGGCATGGACAGAAGCTTATCAGGTGTTAGCGCAGATATTTATTGATAGAGAGCAGGAAATTTCTCACCATCCGGCGTAA
- a CDS encoding heme-binding protein produces the protein MKLHHILLTLGIITLAGVAVAFSVYQANSAPLPEGFPPPTEPGKIEVKQYPGYRAATYRYQGELSQAANQAFYPLYQHISSNNISMTSPVETRYPNNTVSSAAANGEASVSFLYRNNQIYPKEIAQNIEVEDVLPMTVVSLGLQGAYSYSSYQENLERLTEWLSQHPEYQVVGQPRRFFYDGPYIPDAFKRSEIQIPIQLITQN, from the coding sequence ATGAAACTCCATCATATTCTATTAACATTGGGCATTATAACCCTTGCCGGCGTAGCGGTTGCCTTTAGTGTATATCAAGCTAACAGCGCTCCCTTACCCGAAGGTTTTCCGCCTCCCACAGAACCCGGAAAAATTGAGGTTAAACAATATCCGGGTTACCGTGCGGCTACCTATCGTTATCAAGGGGAATTATCTCAGGCGGCTAATCAGGCTTTTTATCCTCTCTATCAACATATTTCCTCTAATAATATTTCTATGACTTCTCCAGTGGAAACCCGTTACCCCAATAATACAGTTTCCTCTGCTGCGGCTAATGGAGAAGCGTCTGTTTCCTTTCTCTATCGTAACAATCAGATTTATCCCAAAGAAATTGCTCAAAATATTGAAGTAGAAGATGTTCTTCCCATGACGGTAGTGAGTTTAGGATTGCAAGGCGCTTATAGCTATTCTAGTTATCAAGAAAATCTTGAGCGGCTCACCGAATGGCTATCACAACATCCTGAGTATCAAGTGGTGGGACAACCTCGGCGCTTTTTTTATGATGGGCCTTATATTCCTGATGCCTTTAAACGTAGTGAAATTCAAATTCCCATTCAGTTAATTACTCAAAATTAA
- a CDS encoding GNAT family N-acetyltransferase, producing MFQKVKPEYSLAWIQKMAEIPEAQWDALAQPLSTPFLEWEWLNNLETSGSASGKTGCQPCHLTVWRNRQLIAAAPLYIKSHSYGEFVFDHQWADLSHRLGIRYYPKLVGMTPFTPAEGYRFLIAPGEDEDQLTELMVAAIDHFCDRNHLSGCHFLFVDPEWRAKMENYGFSRWLHHSYIWTNKGFNSFEDYLSIFNANQRRNIKRERKAVQQAGLTVKTWVGEEIPHHLFPSIYHFYSSTCDKFYWGSKYLTRKFFEQLYPNYRHRVVLVAAYQQETDTKPVGLSFCLRKGDNLYGRYWGALQEFDCLHFEACYYQPIEWAIQENIQMFDPGAGGKHKRRRGFPATPNYSLHRFYNAKMIKLLQHYMPEINEMEQQEIDAINEDLPFTKREIIFQL from the coding sequence ATGTTTCAAAAAGTCAAGCCAGAATATTCTCTTGCCTGGATACAAAAAATGGCGGAAATTCCCGAAGCCCAATGGGATGCCTTGGCTCAACCCCTTTCTACTCCCTTTTTGGAATGGGAATGGCTCAATAATTTGGAAACTTCTGGCAGTGCAAGCGGGAAAACCGGCTGTCAACCCTGCCATTTAACCGTATGGCGGAACCGCCAATTGATTGCGGCTGCCCCTTTATATATTAAAAGCCACAGTTACGGCGAATTTGTTTTTGATCATCAATGGGCAGATTTATCCCATCGTTTGGGCATACGCTATTATCCTAAATTAGTGGGGATGACTCCGTTTACCCCGGCCGAAGGCTATCGCTTTTTAATTGCTCCTGGAGAAGATGAAGATCAACTTACAGAATTGATGGTAGCCGCTATTGACCATTTTTGTGATCGAAATCATCTTTCAGGATGTCATTTTCTCTTTGTCGATCCCGAGTGGCGAGCGAAAATGGAAAATTATGGCTTTAGTCGTTGGTTACATCATAGTTATATTTGGACGAATAAGGGCTTTAACAGTTTTGAGGATTATTTAAGCATTTTTAATGCTAATCAGCGTCGTAATATTAAACGAGAAAGAAAGGCTGTTCAGCAAGCTGGATTAACTGTTAAAACTTGGGTCGGAGAGGAAATTCCTCATCATTTATTTCCATCCATTTATCATTTTTACAGTAGTACCTGTGATAAGTTTTATTGGGGAAGTAAATATCTAACTCGGAAATTTTTTGAGCAATTATATCCTAATTATCGTCATCGGGTGGTCTTAGTGGCTGCCTATCAGCAGGAAACAGATACTAAACCGGTTGGTTTATCTTTTTGTCTGCGAAAAGGGGATAACCTCTATGGGAGATATTGGGGAGCTTTACAAGAATTTGATTGTCTTCATTTTGAAGCTTGTTATTATCAGCCTATTGAATGGGCCATTCAAGAAAATATTCAAATGTTTGATCCCGGTGCGGGCGGGAAACATAAGCGAAGAAGAGGTTTTCCGGCTACCCCAAATTACAGCTTACACCGCTTTTATAACGCGAAAATGATTAAACTTTTACAGCATTATATGCCCGAAATTAATGAAATGGAACAGCAAGAAATAGATGCTATTAATGAGGATTTACCCTTCACCAAACGGGAAATTATTTTTCAACTATAG
- a CDS encoding RibD family protein, whose product MKRPHTLVVLAMTADGKIADKHSSAARFGSDADKNHLETQIAQVDAVLFGAGTLRAYHTSFPISNPELLQWRKQQHKPPQPVHIVCSASGNLNPEMRFFRQSLPRWLLTTHRGENTWQQTNSEGFERILKADDLDNRINWLKAFEQFTTLGLEKLAILGGGGLVASLLEAALIDEFYLTLCPLLLGGTDAPTPVEGLGFSQQQAQELELLSVKQIEGEIFLHYRLHH is encoded by the coding sequence ATGAAACGACCTCATACCCTTGTAGTTTTAGCCATGACAGCAGATGGAAAAATCGCCGATAAACATAGTTCTGCCGCGCGTTTTGGTTCGGATGCTGATAAAAACCATCTAGAAACCCAAATTGCCCAAGTAGACGCAGTTTTATTCGGTGCTGGTACCCTTCGCGCTTATCATACCAGTTTCCCCATTTCTAACCCTGAACTCCTGCAATGGCGAAAACAACAACATAAACCCCCTCAACCTGTCCACATTGTCTGTTCAGCGTCAGGAAATCTTAACCCTGAAATGCGCTTTTTTCGGCAATCTCTCCCTCGTTGGTTACTCACTACCCACAGGGGAGAAAACACTTGGCAACAGACCAATTCTGAGGGGTTTGAACGCATTTTAAAGGCTGATGACCTAGATAACCGTATTAATTGGCTTAAGGCTTTTGAACAATTCACCACATTAGGCCTAGAAAAATTAGCTATCCTCGGCGGTGGCGGCTTAGTGGCCAGTTTACTCGAAGCCGCCTTAATTGATGAATTTTACTTAACCCTTTGTCCTCTCCTTTTGGGGGGTACAGATGCACCAACCCCGGTAGAGGGCCTCGGATTTAGCCAACAGCAGGCGCAAGAGCTAGAATTATTGAGCGTTAAACAGATTGAAGGGGAAATTTTTTTACACTATCGCTTACACCATTAA
- a CDS encoding Gfo/Idh/MocA family protein — protein MTIHIAILGVGRWGVHWVRNFLQHPDTQVIAIVDPFRERLTQCQKQFKLDEQQIILATEWETIRDLKTLDAVVVATPASSHYSLITDALHQGYHVLAEKPLTLNPDECRTLTELAKQQQRQLFIDHTYLFHPAVQQGQQIVKGGKLGELRYGYASRTHIGPIRQDVDALWDLAIHDIAIFNHWLGQTPNRVQARGKIWLQPEKGLADLVWVTLTYPDGFEASIHLCWLNPDKQRRLCLLGTEGNLIFDEMSPTPLIWQQGYVQPQGELFLPAGVSTSVIEVEKAEPLGRVCHEFIKAIQSQQTPSIASAQTATQLVEILSALTQSMQEQGKTITLK, from the coding sequence ATGACCATCCATATAGCTATTTTAGGAGTAGGGCGCTGGGGAGTGCATTGGGTGAGAAACTTTTTACAGCATCCAGATACCCAGGTAATCGCCATCGTTGATCCTTTTCGGGAACGACTCACTCAATGTCAGAAGCAATTTAAGCTAGATGAACAACAGATAATTTTAGCAACCGAATGGGAAACCATACGCGACCTAAAAACCCTCGATGCGGTTGTGGTTGCGACCCCGGCTAGTAGCCATTATTCCCTAATTACAGATGCTCTCCATCAGGGTTATCACGTTTTAGCCGAAAAACCCTTAACCCTCAACCCCGATGAATGTAGAACACTGACAGAACTTGCCAAACAACAGCAACGGCAATTATTTATCGATCATACCTATCTGTTTCATCCTGCCGTCCAACAAGGACAACAAATCGTTAAAGGTGGGAAACTCGGAGAATTACGCTACGGTTATGCGAGTCGTACCCATATCGGACCCATTCGTCAAGATGTAGACGCATTATGGGACTTAGCCATACATGATATTGCTATCTTCAATCATTGGTTAGGACAAACCCCCAACCGGGTACAAGCGAGAGGAAAGATTTGGCTACAACCAGAAAAAGGATTAGCTGATCTTGTCTGGGTAACTCTCACCTATCCCGATGGGTTTGAAGCTTCTATACATCTGTGCTGGTTAAATCCAGATAAACAAAGGCGCTTGTGTCTATTGGGAACAGAAGGCAACTTAATCTTTGATGAAATGTCCCCTACTCCCCTGATATGGCAACAGGGTTACGTACAGCCACAAGGAGAACTATTTTTACCAGCCGGAGTCAGCACCTCTGTCATCGAAGTGGAAAAAGCCGAACCATTAGGTCGAGTTTGCCATGAGTTTATCAAAGCGATCCAATCTCAACAAACCCCTTCTATAGCTTCTGCACAAACCGCTACTCAATTGGTTGAAATTCTCAGTGCTTTAACTCAATCGATGCAAGAACAAGGCAAAACCATTACGCTAAAATAA